AGACTGCCCCCCTCAAGCCCTCTAAAAAATATCCAGCAGCAATCTTCAACTTCTTTAATAATCAGGTCAcgtataaacttttttttttttttaaagatttatttatgagagacacagagagagaggcagagacatagctagagggagaagcaagccgactccctgcaggagcctgatgtgggtctcgattcCAGAACTCtagaatcaagccctgagtcgaaggcagaggctcaattgctgagccaccaggcatcccacgTATAAACTTCTTTACCAAACCTTTTACCTAATCTCTTTACCcctttttcatttcctcctctcaTTTGCCATGCCCATGTTTCAGACTTAGGTCTCCCTCTTAAATTCTCCTTGCACCTTTTCATATGCCCACTATAGAATCATTAtctttttaagtttctgtttCCCTACTCACTATAAATCACTTTAGAGCAGGGGACTTATCTTTTGATCTCAGGGACTTGAACGTCTACCTTTGGCAAATACTCTCATATCTGTACAATTAACTAACTAACCTAGCCTAACACTTTCACAGTATGAATGACTGAACTGAGATTCAAATTAAACACTGTGTCCCCAGTCCAGGGTACTAATGCCATTGGGCTGCTCTATGATAATAATGTGGCATCTTCTCTAATGTACCTCATTTCTTATTCATAAAATACTCATAAAAGCTCAGCAGTATATGAAGCAGCTGTAAAGTTCTCTTTACAATAATCTAAAACTAAGAATTCagtatttcacaaatatatataaaagaaaaattatatctaagtgattttttaaattactaaaacaccacataatttacaaataaagtaTCTGAATCAACTGCTGAAAATCATACTCATGTGTCCAGTCTATAGAATGTTGTTCTGGAATGTCTATGTATTTTAATTGCATTATAAACAATGCTTTTCTCAAAGCTATGCCCAAAGTATTTATTTAGTAATAACTCAGATTTTAGGctcttggagaaaaagaaatgaattcctaATATCTACAAGTGTGGACCAGCAAACCtattatttacaaaatgtttacaTACATCAAATACAATAAAAGCAAGGGACTCAAAACTTAAATCTGAGACCATCATATTATTTTTTGCTACTAAATTGCAAGAATTTTATCTCTCTTGAATTAAGAATGCCAGAAATACATTATTACATTTATAAACAACATaacattttaagtttaatttctttttttttttttaaggttttatgtatttattcatgagagacacaaagagagaggcagagacacaggcagagggagaagcaggctccctacagagagcctggtactggatccgggtctccaggatcacaccctaggctgaaggcagtgctacacggctgagccacccgggctgcccttaagttTAATTTCTAAGTATGGATTTAACTATTAGATCATATGGGAATACAGTATTCTGAGCACTGGCCACCAGGAATCATTCTAAGCATTCAGAAATTAAGTTTATGAAGAACAGAAATAATCCCCCTGCTTTTTGTAAGACTCAAGACgtatttattatacacacatgGACTCTGAAAACACCTGTAATTCATCCAAACCAATATGCTACTTCTTAGCAAccattctctctcattctatATCCCTGTTTCCACACTTATAAAACTGGATGCTGGGCCTAGATGAATTCTATGGTGCTTTCCAGGTCTAAAATCTTGTGACATCAATTTGGAGTATAccttactactttaaaaaaatgacatgtgaatggattttttaaaggagTCATAACTATAATGACTGTGGAGACAAGAGTAATAAACCCACAAATATAACatcactaaataaaatattaaaagaaaacccGTGAATAATTATTACTGAATAATTCTACTTTATGAAAGAATTCAAGAAGGGATTCCTTAAATAGAGACCCTCTAGTGAGTCAGGCACGATGTTAACTAGTGTTTTCAGTAAAAGTCGTCATTGACAGTCTTGCAAACATCATATGGGAAGCCAGTGACAGATTAGACTACTTTTAAATTACCATTATAAATTAAGGAGCAAAAACCTACAAGTTCTCAGGAGCTATTCATAAAAGTACTGGTATAATGCCCGGTTTCAGATATGAGGAAAATATTCACTTTATTCAACTATTACTAATACTGTCATGATTATAATTTATATGAGACTATGGAATCGACACTGTTGACTTTAcatttattacctcatttaatcctacaGTAAACCCCATGAGgtactatcctcattttacagaagaaactgaagccaAAATGgtaaagtgacttgctcaagttcactcagcccattaaaaaaaaaaaaaaaaatcaaactagtATTCCACTTCAACTACCATTTCCAACATTGAatcatttttctattctattctatttttctattcctgaAGCATTTCCACTTGAGAAATCAATTTGGTCAcatcaaatatataattataaatacgTTTATTTTGTACTTCTTGTGTTACATTACTTCCTCtcagttaagaaaaataattgaatatatgGGTGTAGAATACCAAGAGCACAGTGCCACCTGAATTGACTATGATTTCTGGTCGAATAAACACAAATGTCTAAacgtcttaaaatttttttgttgatgTATCCACCATTACGGCCAAACTGTAGTCTGCTCACATGAAGCTAGGGGAAAAGATCAGGAACACGCCAGAGTaattattaatcatttaaaaacaatccaTAAATTTACGACGGCCGACGTAGGTAGTGAAACATTTTTTGAGTGGTCTGAAACGACTACCTTTTTACATGAGCCAAACACATTTTTCTAACAGTATTTCATTCCAGAAACTTTTTAAATGTCATGTGAAAACTGTCTAAAAGTTGTGATCTTCTAACCCACTAAAACTTTTTCTCTACCCTATCCTATCCCCGTCATTCTTCCCGTGGGCATCACTTTACACCTACAAACTTGACCTGTTTTTCGGCGCTCAGGGCTCTAATCCCTTTCAGGTCGGTCTTCATCTGGGTGTCCACCTCCAGCACCGCCCTGAAGGCCCCCAATCAGAGCCGCTCCTCCTCCTCGGGCTCCCGGGCACCAGCTCAGCACCTATCAGCTACGCCCCCGGCCCCTGGCCCAACCCATCCTCGGACACGTGCGAGGCAGTTTGTGTCACTCCATCAGTCCCAACGGGGATCAGTCCCACTTACCGAGAGAGAAGCGCCAACTTTTGCTCCAGCATCATCTCCAGCTTCTGGCCCTGTTTGGAGATCCAATGGTCCACCCCATGCAGGCGGTAGCACGTTTCCAGCATCAACCTGAAGTCCGCCACGAAGTCGGTGATGCCCCCATACAGGCCGCTGGCGAACTTCTCCTCCATCTTCAGCAGACACATGCCCTGCCCGAGCTGCGGCGGGAGGGCGCGACTGCCCCGGCCCCAGCTGCGCGGCCCCTcggccacctcctcctccccggcGGCAACGCCCCCCAAGGGCTGCAGGAAGGGGGCGGTGAGGCCCCGGTGCTTCTCCTGCAGGAACTCGCCCAGGATGCGGTAGCCCTGCTGCAGCTCATAGGTCAGCTCCTGCTCCTtgcagcccccgcccccgaccACCAtcgcctcttcctcctcctcctggtcgcCCTCATTCTCCCGCGACGAGGCACTCCTCCCTTGGGCCGGCCCTGAGGCCGGGACCGCCGCTGCCATCGCCTCCTCGCCGTCCTCTTCCTCGGGCGCGGGTGGCGGCCGCTCCTCCTCCCCGGCCGGCTCCATCTGCCCCGGCGTCCTGGGCACGCTCATGGCCCCAGCGGGATCAGGTGGGGCGGTGTGGAGCCGCCGCTCGAGGCGCCGGGGACGCGTGAGCGCGGGCCGCCTCCTCAGGGCACGGTGGTGCAGCGCAGCCCCAGCCGCATCGGGTTCTCTCTCCGCCGCCCGCTCCGCTCACTacgccgggggtggggtgggggggagtgggggggtccTGAGCTcgcggccggcggggcggggtTACATGgcgcgcgggggaggggggagagaagaggagagccGAGgtgccctccccccctccccccggcggCGGCGCGCGCCAGGCCCTCCTTGGCCTCACCCCTCCGcgcccctcccgcccgcccgcccgctctTCGCAGGCCCCGCAGGGCCAGGCGGCCGAGGCCTCGGCGCCCCACCCCCTCCGGGACGGCTGGGAGGGGGCGAAAAGGAAGTGGGGCTTCTTCTCTCACCGCCCCCGAGGGGGCCGCAGGACTGGGCTGCGGCGTCtgggctcctcctctccctcacaCCCTCTCCCGCCCCTCTACCTGCGGGGTACCCGGGCAGGAGGAGGCGGCGCGCGGACCCGGCCCGGCGGCAACTGTCAGTTAGAAGTCCCgctgggccgggggcgggggggcgggggaggaaggggaggggcaaggagggaagggggagggcccTCAAGCTACTCCCGGGCTCTGGGGCAGGCTGTGGAAAGACGCAAATAAAGAGACCCTGTCGCCATCCGTGGTGCGCATGCGTGGTAGGACAGCCCCACCCACCCTCTCGCGTCCCGCCGGGCTTCGCGAAAGCACAGGCTTCGGCTCAACTGCCCGCCCCGAGGCTTGGTAGGTGGCGCGGCCGAATGATGTCATCAGTTTGTAGACGACTGTTAAGGACGGAATGGAGGGGGTCGCAGCTGTACTCGTCGCTGCCAGAGGCCAAAAAGGGCTTTTAAAAACGTGTACCGCAAGCCCTTCTTTCTTTTGCGAGAACCTAATTAGCCCTGAAAACTAAGATTAATTCTGAAGGAACTTGCTAGATAACTCTCCTTAATGGCAAATGAATGGTGAGAAGGCACAAAATGTAAATCCTATCCTGTTGTAAATTTTATATCCTCTGCACCCGCCGTCCCCTTTGTGACTGCCAGATTTTTAATATGAAACTAGAATTTTCAAAAGTTTAGGAGGTTCAAGGACTCAACCAGCTGAATCCTACgttcacatgcaaaagaacgaGATAATTTGTAGAACTCAAATTTCTAAAACTCCGGTCCCCGGTTCTTAAAGTCGGTTCCTATTTAAGTAAAATCATGTCATgcgttaaaattaaaaacctattatCACCTCGATTCTTGAGATTTGCTAAGAATAAATGAAGGGAATGGAAGCTTATTGAAAATCCTTGGGATTAAAAGCAGTCTTCAAATAATTCAAGTCTAAGTTGTACAGCTTTAGTCAAGTCGTTAGCCTTAAAACGTCACTACCCACTTAAAAATTACTGTTGAGACAATGTCTAATAAGTGGAATCGTCATTcactttaatttatatttgcttaAAGTAAGTGGAGAGAAAGGAGCTAATGGTTCCATAAAGCAGGTATTACtattttctcatgttcttttaGAAAGATGCACATATCTTTCTACTTACACAGAATGTTCTAGCTTGAAACCTGCAATAACTGTCCTAGAAACCAagcattttaaaagtacaagctatctgggacgcctgggtggctcagtggttgagcctctgcctttggctcaaggtgtaaTCCTGCGTCTggagattgaatcccacattgggctccctgtgaggagcctgcttttccctctatatctctgcctctctgtgtctctcatgaataaataaaatctttaaaataaaataagtacaaaaaaaaataagtacaagcTATCTAATCAAATGGTcaggatatttaatttttagttattgtGAACTTTCAAAGTACTGATAAAAGTCAAAACTTCAAAGCTTGGTGGGGGGCAATAAGTTAAATAGCAATATTAGGTAAAATAGTTAAATGGGAACAGTTGAGTATTGACACTCCCATAGACACATCCATTATCCAGTTTTCAAGGTCGTCTCTCATCAGACATTCGTAATTTATTAGGCATTTACAGCATTCTCTCTCCTCAGAGCCCTTATATGTATCTCAGCTCACAGGAACAAAGCCAGGGACCAGTCTAACTTCAGcaacaggcaaagaaaaaaatgtgtctgaCTGGACATCCCTCATTTCTTTTGACAAAGCTCAAGAATCTGGACCTACCCTCCCCCAGCAAATCCCCTCATCTTTATCTACCAAccctattttatataatatagatTGCATTTATTGAACCCTGTGCCACCAAGCACTTTATGTGATTATCTCCTTTAATTCTCCCAACAATCCTAGATATCATGCCTATCTTACAGATGTAGAAACTATAACTGATGCTTAGGTTGAAAAAGTAGTTTGCCAAATTCAAATTTACATCTATCATACTTAAAAATTCTCTATGATGTCTTATTCCAAGTCATCTGGCAGTATTTCCAGTTCCTCATGCACAAGAGTGTAGGGAATTGCTAGAAATTTGATCAAGGGCTTCTGAAAGAATATTAAGATAAATAGGTTTGAGTTGAAGGAACTATAAGTCATGGAGAAGCCAAGATGATTGCGATCTTGGCTATTACAAAAGTAAGATTGGgtctttaaacttaaaaaaaaaaaaaagactatcataCAAGAAATACATTGGTTGTaggtaaattagaaaatatagattAGAAGGAAAATTGCCATTTAATCCCACCATCCAGAGAAAACTTCTATTAATACTTTGTGGtaggatttttctatttattcatgtataCTTTTatctatcttaaataaaattaaggctATACCATACTtaatgtcctttccttttttcccccatattaACAATAAATCATTGCAAGAAATAGACAGAAATTCCATAGCTAAAACCTCGACTTCATATTTAGTCCACAACAGCCTAGATGGCCTGTTTAACTGGCAGGGAGTGAATCAGGGAAAATCTAATGAAAAAGGAAttctaaatcataaaaaaaacacAGTAGTGGTACAAACAAACAACAGCACTAACAGgtaccatttattaagcacttacttggtcttaaatatttgctaaatgctttacatacaCAGTACTCACAATAACTTCAGGAAATCatgacatatatttctttttaaattttggatcaATGATTTGCTGACTAGAAAGCTTTTCTTTCATATAAAAAGCTTGACATTAAAGATCAACATTCCAATTAACAAAATTAACTCTAGATTTATAGAACAGTTTTCTTAAAATGCACATATACTGCTAAATGATCTCAAAGCTTTTTTTTCAtgcttaaagataaaattaattttgcttcCCTTTCATTTTCATCATACAATAGTATCTATTAAGAACTTCTAAATAGAAATCTATCTAAGCCCCATTTTGAACCAGGGCTTCTCTTTTTGTTGGGCTGCTTTGCATGGGGAAAATGGCATACATACACAATGTAATATTCTGCTCAAACACATAATATTGATAGACTCCCACAAATATTGATTACTATTTGTAAACACTGAGTAATAGTGTTACATGCTACCAATGTTACATGTACCAGGACAGCCTATTCAGTAAACATAGTTCTTAAGAGTCCTGAATAACTTGAAAAATAAGAGACCAGTCAGGCTAAGATTTTAAAGTTCTCTTAATTCTCAGCTGGACACCTGGGGGACTAGAATATGAATATGCCTCACCCCGTTCCCTGGAGGACAATATGAAAAAGTTCACATACTACATGGAGAAGACTCCCTACATCCATGGCAATATCTCAAAACTCTCTCCCAATTTCAGCATCCTCCCATTACCATGATAGTATCATCAAGGAGGAAGAAGCTTGACACTATTTTTCATCCACAATTCCAAAGATATTTGTCCTGGAAGTTCTCCTATCTTTGTTAAGCTCTCAGCATCTTGTGATAGGCAGCATGACATCTTAACACAAGTATATTGTTTGCCCAGCATCAATAATTCATACAAGCAGCAACAATTTATACACTTCACATCAACTAGGGGAAAGTTGACAAACATTCTAAGACAATGGAAGCATGGTTATCACCAAGTTCTGTGTTTAAGAGATAAAACATGCAAGGTGAACACCAGGCTAGAACACTGACTAATTCTGGAGAAACATATAGGAAAGGAATATAACTGTTTGGCAGGGAAAGAACAGTTCTCTCAATTATAATGGAATACATTCACAATAGTTATTTAGAATTACTTTTATGGTAAAAGACAGTCAAGTGACATTAAAGTGCATCAAGCAAAATTTAGCAGCTCCTGTAAAGCTTCCTGCTGCTCATCATCAAGTTGGGATATGCATTCCAACCATAATTCTTCAGAAGTCTGTACCTGACGCACAACATTAGCTAGGCGTTTGGCACAAGGATCTTCATAGTTAATAGTCTCATTAACTTTTCCTTCTGCAATTATACTGATTATTTTGGGAAGATTGGAATTATTTGGACCAAGTACAACTGGATGATTACTTTCAATTAAGTCACAGAGAAAACTCAAAGACTGAATAGCTTCCTCTTTATCCTCATGCAGTGGAAGCCATGATAACCAATGTGGAAGAACTTCATCTACATTTACACAGTTAGGCTTAAACCTCAGAATCTTCCCTACTGCTGAAATACAGTTCTCTGtagcaatgacattttttttggttttggaatttGCACACTTAATAACTTTTACCAGCAGTGGAACAGCTTCCGAACATAAAGAACGATAATCATCTCCACCAAACTGTGCCATAACACCCAGGCCATAAGCAGCAGCTTGTCTGACTTCAGGGTTATTGTCTCGCATATTTAGTAGCATTGGCCACCTAAAATATTCTACATATTTAAATGAGGTTGGACTGCAGTGCTCTATAATATCATCAAAAATGCACAATCCCCACTGTCTGTCTGGCCATGGCCTACTTGAACAAATTAGATTTACAATTAATGGAAGCAGCTGTTCAAACCACGGTAAAATCTTTTCCTTATAAGTACTAAATAATGAGTGCAAAATATCTGATACTTTGGTCAGAATATAAACATCACATTCATCCTCATCTTGTAGAGACATTTCAACCTGTTGGTCAtagttttcttcctgtcttttaaCCTGTCTCaattcttggtttttaaaatgccCTTCAAGTTTTGCTTTCAGTATTTCTCCTAGTTCTTCCAAGTGTTCATCATTAAGGCACCCATCTCCCATTACTTCAATGGATTTTGCAAAAGAATTCATTACTTCTGAGAGTACATCTGTATCAGGTTCAGTCCCAATAGCCTTGATTAAAGGATCACATATGAATTGCCACATCTGTGCAAGATACTCTGGGCCACGAATTCTTGCACATTCCAGGAGAAAAGGCATAGACTCTGCTGCTGCCACTCGAACATTgtcatggaaataaaatttcaataaaggAACCATAAGCTTTACAACTTGTTCTGTATATTCCACAAATCCTTCCCCTAATTCCTTAGCATAGTAAACCAACATTTGACAAGCAGTTGCTTTTGCTTCAAGTCCTGAAGTTTTAATTCCAAAACTTTGTTGGTCTCCAAGATTTACAAATTGCCATCCATCATCATCACTCATATTTTCCACATCTTGTGTGTCTAAGAGAGCAACATCAGGTTTTGCTGAAGCAGTCTTAATGAGAGGCTCAATAACCAGTGGAAGATACTGTTGAAAATCACTTCCAAGAATTTTACACATTCTGGCCCATGCTGAAACCATGTAAGATGTCTGAGGGTCATCATCTTCCATATTATTTAAGTCTGATTGTGTCTTCAACAATAGCTGCATCACATTTGATGCATCTTGCATAAATTTTTCCTTCCCAACAGCAAGACCAACATGGCTAATGCACTCAATAGTTTTTCCTTTCAGAAGCTTGAGTTCCTTTTGAATAGCAAGCTCAACAATGTGCTTTAGTGATGGcataaatatatcataatatgGAACAAATTTTTCTTCTATTGTATCTGCAACTGAGGCAATGGTTGTCACAAGCTGTTCCAAGGCCAATTTAGTTCCATTCCGAATCAACTCTTGAAGTTTAATCACCAAGATGGAATGTAGATTTCTCACCATACTATCCAAATATAGAACTAGCAATGCTTTGGGGCAGtcttctataaaaataataagtgcAGAAGCCGCATGTGATTGCACACGCTGATTACCTTGATTTTCCATGGTACGCAACAGAGCTGCAATCACTGTTTCATGGAATTTCTTTTGGAAGTTAGGCGCAAAATCTGTAGCCATCTGTCCAAGCGTAGTACAGGCTGCAGCCCTCACCCTTGGGTGAGGATcctgaagaaaaagcaaaacagagtTAACTGTTTCATCTAGAATTGATTCCATTTGCTGATGGCATCCTTCTCCAATGGCAGATAAGGCCATTAATCCAGCATGTCGATATTTCCAGTCAGGGCTCTGAAGCATCTGCATGATGTGCTCCTTAGTCATTGGTAAAACAAGTTTTCCACCGAGCCCACAGGCCAGTCTGTCTAGTGCACTCTCAGCAGCAACTGCATTGCTGTCAAAATCATCTTCTTCCATCTCATCAGCATTTACCCAGTCCTCATCATCTTGTAGATCAACCATCATTGCTAATATATGAGGAACTGCCTGTGCAattatatttgtatgttttttcaACATTGGGGTTGCAGTTTCAGACAAGGTCACTATTATTTCAAGGGCCAGCTGGCGTTGCAGATTACTAAGTCTAGAGTCTCCACATAACTTCAGACTCAACTGCAGAGTGTCTTCTAAATAAGGACCCAAGTATTTAGGTACAGTATCTGCAATCTCAACAAGGGATTCTAGCACTGAATCATCATCCTGGTAGCATGAGTCACTCACAGCCTGTAAGATTCCAGGAAGCAAGTCTGAAAAGTCTTTGAAAAGAGCAATATTATTCTCATTAGCAAGTACAAATGCAGCTGCAGCTCTAGCAGATAATGTCCTGATTGCTGGATGTTCTTGATCCTGAATGCACTGGTCCAACAACCGTTTGATGATATCCAAATCGTGCCGCTCTTGGTTCCCAAAGATCCCAGGAAAGTGCCAGAAAACATGAAGTGCAACTTCCCATAGAACTACATTTTTAGAGTAGATTGAATCGATAAGGAACTTCAGACCTTCGGGCCAGTGGTTAGTGCCATCCTCATCTATCAAATTCCTGGCCAGCACTGCAAAAATATCACAAAGTTTTTTCCTCATGCTAGCATGTGTTTCTAACTTAACAGCCAGTATCAGTTCAATCTTGACGTCCCTCTGAACATCAGAAGGCAGATTTGGATAGACTTCCTCAAACCCAGAGGACAAAAGCCGTCGTAGCAGTGCGGCAGCCATTTGTCTCACCTCATAACCTGCTCTTCTATTTCTGACAGCATCTAAGAGGAATGTAGTCTTACACAGACCTGGGATATTTTCATAGatttcctctgcctgcctccgcACCATACAGCTTGGATTGATCAAGTTCTTCAGAAGCTGATAAAACTCTTGCTTTCCCGACACAGTAGCCGGTCCCCCTGCAGACACGGCCGCCGCCATCGCGCTCTGTCAGAGAAATCGCGACCGGGAAGGAAAGAGGGGGTCTGCGGCCAGAAGCGGTGACGTCAGCGGAGCGCCGGCGGGGATGGGCGGGGCCGCTGGCCCAGGCGGCCGGCGGTTTGGCTGCGCGGCGGGGGTGGGCCGCTGGGCGTCCGGGGATAGCAGGATGCGGTGGGGGCGGCCGCCGTCCTCCAGCTGTTGGccaatcagatttaaaaaaaaaaaaaaaagcacttgcggaaagagagagagaaaaaaaaaaagaaaattatgatatTGAACGTATTAGAATgggattatgggtgatttttcCGGCTTTATTTCTAAACTGTTGTTACcctgataattttaaaacaataattacaTCTTGAAAACTCCCCAGGtgaaaagccagtcacaaaaggccaaatattgtatgattccatttatagtaAAGGTCttgaaaaggcaaatctatatagtagattagtggttgccagaggcagtgGGAACGAGAGAATGTAAAATGACTGCTGTCAGGTAATGGGTTTCTTTTGGAgtaatgaaatgttctaaaattaattgtggtaatggttgcacaactccgTGATTATACTTAAAATCACTGCATTATACAATTGAAActggtg
This sequence is a window from Canis aureus isolate CA01 chromosome 10, VMU_Caureus_v.1.0, whole genome shotgun sequence. Protein-coding genes within it:
- the RANBP6 gene encoding ran-binding protein 6 isoform X1; protein product: MAAAVSAGGPATVSGKQEFYQLLKNLINPSCMVRRQAEEIYENIPGLCKTTFLLDAVRNRRAGYEVRQMAAALLRRLLSSGFEEVYPNLPSDVQRDVKIELILAVKLETHASMRKKLCDIFAVLARNLIDEDGTNHWPEGLKFLIDSIYSKNVVLWEVALHVFWHFPGIFGNQERHDLDIIKRLLDQCIQDQEHPAIRTLSARAAAAFVLANENNIALFKDFSDLLPGILQAVSDSCYQDDDSVLESLVEIADTVPKYLGPYLEDTLQLSLKLCGDSRLSNLQRQLALEIIVTLSETATPMLKKHTNIIAQAVPHILAMMVDLQDDEDWVNADEMEEDDFDSNAVAAESALDRLACGLGGKLVLPMTKEHIMQMLQSPDWKYRHAGLMALSAIGEGCHQQMESILDETVNSVLLFLQDPHPRVRAAACTTLGQMATDFAPNFQKKFHETVIAALLRTMENQGNQRVQSHAASALIIFIEDCPKALLVLYLDSMVRNLHSILVIKLQELIRNGTKLALEQLVTTIASVADTIEEKFVPYYDIFMPSLKHIVELAIQKELKLLKGKTIECISHVGLAVGKEKFMQDASNVMQLLLKTQSDLNNMEDDDPQTSYMVSAWARMCKILGSDFQQYLPLVIEPLIKTASAKPDVALLDTQDVENMSDDDGWQFVNLGDQQSFGIKTSGLEAKATACQMLVYYAKELGEGFVEYTEQVVKLMVPLLKFYFHDNVRVAAAESMPFLLECARIRGPEYLAQMWQFICDPLIKAIGTEPDTDVLSEVMNSFAKSIEVMGDGCLNDEHLEELGEILKAKLEGHFKNQELRQVKRQEENYDQQVEMSLQDEDECDVYILTKVSDILHSLFSTYKEKILPWFEQLLPLIVNLICSSRPWPDRQWGLCIFDDIIEHCSPTSFKYVEYFRWPMLLNMRDNNPEVRQAAAYGLGVMAQFGGDDYRSLCSEAVPLLVKVIKCANSKTKKNVIATENCISAVGKILRFKPNCVNVDEVLPHWLSWLPLHEDKEEAIQSLSFLCDLIESNHPVVLGPNNSNLPKIISIIAEGKVNETINYEDPCAKRLANVVRQVQTSEELWLECISQLDDEQQEALQELLNFA
- the RANBP6 gene encoding ran-binding protein 6 isoform X2, which produces MAAAVSAGGPATVSGKQEFYQLLKNLINPSCMVRRQAEEIYENIPGSSPKGEGCSLYYAWTDGYRFCA